A region of Anguilla rostrata isolate EN2019 chromosome 10, ASM1855537v3, whole genome shotgun sequence DNA encodes the following proteins:
- the bmp2k gene encoding BMP-2-inducible protein kinase isoform X1: protein MKKFSRMPKSESGGLGGGSGSGSGSGVGNYIGKVFCVGRYQVTVEELIAEGGFSVVFLARTHSGVRCALKRMYVNNVPDLNIYKREITIMKELSGHKNIVSYLDSAINTVGDSVWEVLIIMEYCKAGQVVKQMNQRLHTGFSEVEVLHIFCDTCEAVARLHQCKTPVIHRDLKVENILLNDQGNYVLCDFGSATHKVLLPHKDGVTAVEDEIKKYTTLSYRAPEMINLYGGKAITTKADIWALGCLLYKLCFFSLPFGESQVAICDGTFIVPDNSKFSFKLHCLIRYMLEPELEKRPDIYQVSYFAFKLAGKDCPVPNLFNSPLPTSLPEPLTASEVAAKKNMTKARITDSVGPTETSIAPRQRPKAANSNVVLPIHNAVTPVKMTVPAAAESNGQRVGPAAGNGHPAAQPQGGSQQHRVLQQLQPGDLRLQQLQQQQQHQQPQHPQHQPPQQHHQQHHLPHQQPSNLQHLQYLQQYQQALHMQQQQQQQQLLQQQMMMPPVYQQQAQYAVMMHQYQQAFAQQQQQQQQQHLNHQQQQQQHLSQQQQQQHLNQQLPYLTSPLEFQPPLGTLAPAGTAHLGPAPVEPPFTNPSRNPLLNTEAITPPHPTVSNPPDMSRWNPFGEDNFSKLTEEELLDREFDLLRAKKPVERAVSADTGAGRQVSLRPVPEDLFGSVPFLANPVGGSVTSPEQLSEEATAPPAMLALEEPLPPAIKEHKPLKRSGAAGPPARKAGGEESDSDFESDPPSPKSSEEDEPEEDEGLNSEHGEFNDDTEPENLGQRPLLMDSEDEAEEDEDKHSSDSDCDQRKAKTRPGRPAGGKVATAAGTAGTKPGPSLVTPPASPGAPAPDPTGGEVDVFGAVPFLGGGQTPKAGPEGADIFSKAPFRQASQEQAMDEFDVFTKAPFSRNLSRTSKSGDAPAGQTPPVSPGSVDVFGCSPFQPSHPAAPPPQSQGGEDVFGPGTFEESCSPQQQKNKQRSLQKLTSRQRRTKQESAGGNGKRHHGTPTGGRKSGKPSYRTPERARRHKKVGRRDSQSSNEFLSASDSKENISVGARGDGKDKGPSLPAEDALLDPFGAKPFHPPDGGRHPQHQGDLNPAGGRSRTSSLHGAFADGNKMDDFGAVPFTEMVVHGGPQQQQQLPPQVDLDPFGAAPFPSKQ from the exons ggGGGTTTTCCGTGGTCTTCCTGGCCCGGACTCACAGTGGAGTACGATGTGCCCTAAAGAGGATGTACGTGAACAACGTCCCGGACCTGAACATCTACAAAAGGGAGATCACGATCATG AAGGAGCTGTCGGGTCACAAGAACATAGTGAGCTACCTGGACTCTGCCATTAACACGGTGGGGGACAGCGTGTGGGAGGTGCTCATCATCATGGAGTACTGCAAAG CTGGCCAGGTGGTGAAGCAGATGAACCAGCGTCTCCACACGGGATTCAGCGAAGTCGAAGTCCTCCACATATTCTGTGACACGTGCGAGGCGGTGGCTAGGCTACACCAGTGTAAAACTCCGGTCATTCATCGGGACCTGAAG GTTGAAAATATTCTGCTGAATGACCAGGGGAACTACGTCCTGTGTGACTTTGGAAGTGCCACACACAAAGTTCTGCTACCGCACAAGGATGGAGTAACTGCGGTGGAGGACGAAATCAAAAA GTACACGACACTCTCCTACCGTGCCCCGGAGATGATCAATCTTTACGGAGGGAAAGCCATCACCACTAAAGCCGACATATGG GCGCTCGGATGCTTGTTGTACAAGCTGTGCTTCTTCTCCCTTCCTTTTGGGGAGAGTCAGGTTGCCATATGCGATGGAACTTTCATTGTTCCGGATAATTCCAAATTCTCCTTCAAGTTGCACTGCTTAATCA GATACATGCTTGAGCCGGAACTAGAAAAGAGACCGGACATCTATCAAGTCTCCTACTTTGCCTTCAAGTTGGCTGGAAAAGATTGCCCCGTGCCAAACCTGTTT AACTCCCCTCTTCCCACGTCACTGCCTGAGCCTCTGACCGCCAGCGAGGTCGCTGCCAAGAAGAACATGACGAAAGCCAG GATAACGGACTCGGTGGGGCCCACGGAAACCTCCATCGCCCCGCGGCAGAGGCCGAAAGCGGCCAACAGCAACGTCGTCCTGCCCATACACAACGCCGTGACGCCCGTGAAGATGACCGTCCCCGCCGCGGCCGAGAGCAACGGGCAGAGAG TAGGGCCGGCCGCTGGGAACGGACACCCCGCTGCGCAGCCGCAGGGAGGCAGCCAGCAGCACCGcgtcctgcagcagctgcagccggGGGACCTGcgactgcagcagctgcagcagcagcagcaacaccagCAGCCGCAGCATCCGCAACATCAGCCACCGCAGCAGCACCATCAGCAGCATCATCTCCCGCATCAGCAGCCGTCAAATCTGCAGCACCTCCAGTACCTACAACAG TATCAGCAGGCCCTccacatgcagcagcagcagcagcagcagcagttgctCCAGCAGCAGATGATGATGCCGCCTGTCTATCAGCAGCAGGCCCAGTACGCAGTCATG ATGCACCAGTACCAACAAGCGTttgcacagcagcagcaacaacaacagcaacagcatctCAACcatcagcagcaacagcaacagcatctcagccaacaacagcagcaacagcatcTCAATCAGCAGCTCCCTTATCTCACCTCCCCGCTGGAGTTCCAGCCTCCCCTGGGGACCTTGGCCCCGGCCGGGACCGCCCACCTGGGGCCCGCCCCGGTAGAGCCTCCATTCACTAACCCCAG TAGAAACCCCCTCCTGAACACAGAGGCGatcacccctccccacccgacCGTCAGTAACCCCCCGGACATGTCCAGGTGGAACCCCTTCGGGGAGGACAACTTCTCCAAGCTGACCGAGGAGGAACTGCTGGACCGAGAGTTTGACCTTCTTAGAGCAA agaAACCGGTGGAGAGAGCGGTGAGCGCCGACACCGGAGCGGGGAGGCAGGTCTCCCTCAGGCCCGTCCCCGAGGACCTTTTTGGCTCCGTCCCGTTCCTGGCCAACCCAG taggtggcagtgtgACGAGTCCGGAGCAGCTGAGTGAGGAGGCCACCGCGCCCCCAGCAATGCTCGCACTGGAGGAGCCCCTCCCACCGGCCATCAAGGAGCACAAACCCCTCAAGAGGAGCGGCGCGGCCGGGCCGCCAGCCCGCaaggcggggggggaggagtccGACAGCGACTTCGAGTCGGACCCGCCGTCGCCCAAGAGCAGCGAGGAGGACGAGCCGGAGGAGGACGAGGGCCTGAACAGCGAGCACGGCGAGTTCAACGACGACACGGAGCCCGAGAACCTGGGCCAGCGGCCGCTGCTCATGGACTCGGAGGACGAggcggaggaggacgaggacaaGCACAGCTCCGACTCCGACTGCGACCAGAGGAAGGCCAAGACACGGCCGGGCCGGCCGGCGGGAGGCAAAGTCGCCACCGCGGCGGGAACCGCCGGGACCAAACCCGGCCCCAGCCTGGtcaccccccccgcctcgcccggCGCGCCGGCCCCGGACCCCACCGGGGGGGAGGTGGACGTGTTTGGGGCCGTGCCCTTCCTCGGCGGGGGCCAGACCCCGAAGGCGGGCCCCGAGGGAGCCGACATCTTCTCCAAGGCCCCGTTCCGGCAGGCCAGCCAGGAGCAGGCCATGGACGAGTTCGACGTCTTCACCAAAGCGCCCTTCAGCCGGAACCTGTCCCGGACCAGCAAGAGCGGCGACGCCCCCGCGGGGCAgaccccccccgtctcccccggCAGCGTGGACGTCTTCGGCTGCTCCCCCTTCCAGCCCAGCCACCCAGCGGCGCCGCCCCCCCAGTCCCAGGGCGGGGAGGACGTCTTCGGCCCGGGAACCTTCGAGGAGTCGTGCAGCCCCCAGCAGCAGAAGAACAAGCAGCGCAGCCTCCAGAAGCTCACCTCCCGCCAGAGGCGCACCAAGCAGGAGAGCGCCGGCGGCAACGGCAAGCGGCACCACGGCACCCCCACCGGCGGCAGGAAGAGCGGCAAGCCCAGCTACCGCACCCCCGAGCGGGCCCGCCGCCACAAGAAGGTGGGCCGGAGGGACTCGCAGAGCAGCAACGAGTTCCTCAGCGCCTCCGACTCCAAGGAGAACATCAGCGTCGGGGCCAGGGGCGACGGCAAGGACAAGGGCCCGTCCCTGCCCGCCGAGGACGCCCTGCTGGACCCGTTCGGCGCCAAGCCCTTCCACCCGCCGGACGGCGGCCGCCACCCCCAGCACCAGGGCGACCTGAACCCGGCCGGCGGCAGGTCCCGGACCAGCTCCCTGCACGGCGCCTTCGCGGACGGGAACAAAATGGACGACTTCGGCGCCGTGCCCTTCACGGAAATGGTGGTCCACGGCgggccgcagcagcagcagcagctcccccCGCAGGTGGATCTGGACCCTTTTGGAGCCGCCCCCTTCCCTTCCAAACAGTGA
- the bmp2k gene encoding BMP-2-inducible protein kinase isoform X5, with protein sequence MKKFSRMPKSESGGLGGGSGSGSGSGVGNYIGKVFCVGRYQVTVEELIAEGGFSVVFLARTHSGVRCALKRMYVNNVPDLNIYKREITIMKELSGHKNIVSYLDSAINTVGDSVWEVLIIMEYCKAGQVVKQMNQRLHTGFSEVEVLHIFCDTCEAVARLHQCKTPVIHRDLKVENILLNDQGNYVLCDFGSATHKVLLPHKDGVTAVEDEIKKYTTLSYRAPEMINLYGGKAITTKADIWALGCLLYKLCFFSLPFGESQVAICDGTFIVPDNSKFSFKLHCLIRYMLEPELEKRPDIYQVSYFAFKLAGKDCPVPNLFNSPLPTSLPEPLTASEVAAKKNMTKARITDSVGPTETSIAPRQRPKAANSNVVLPIHNAVTPVKMTVPAAAESNGQRGPAAGNGHPAAQPQGGSQQHRVLQQLQPGDLRLQQLQQQQQHQQPQHPQHQPPQQHHQQHHLPHQQPSNLQHLQYLQQYQQALHMQQQQQQQQLLQQQMMMPPVYQQQAQYAVMMHQYQQAFAQQQQQQQQQHLNHQQQQQQHLSQQQQQQHLNQQLPYLTSPLEFQPPLGTLAPAGTAHLGPAPVEPPFTNPRNPLLNTEAITPPHPTVSNPPDMSRWNPFGEDNFSKLTEEELLDREFDLLRAKKPVERAVSADTGAGRQVSLRPVPEDLFGSVPFLANPVGGSVTSPEQLSEEATAPPAMLALEEPLPPAIKEHKPLKRSGAAGPPARKAGGEESDSDFESDPPSPKSSEEDEPEEDEGLNSEHGEFNDDTEPENLGQRPLLMDSEDEAEEDEDKHSSDSDCDQRKAKTRPGRPAGGKVATAAGTAGTKPGPSLVTPPASPGAPAPDPTGGEVDVFGAVPFLGGGQTPKAGPEGADIFSKAPFRQASQEQAMDEFDVFTKAPFSRNLSRTSKSGDAPAGQTPPVSPGSVDVFGCSPFQPSHPAAPPPQSQGGEDVFGPGTFEESCSPQQQKNKQRSLQKLTSRQRRTKQESAGGNGKRHHGTPTGGRKSGKPSYRTPERARRHKKVGRRDSQSSNEFLSASDSKENISVGARGDGKDKGPSLPAEDALLDPFGAKPFHPPDGGRHPQHQGDLNPAGGRSRTSSLHGAFADGNKMDDFGAVPFTEMVVHGGPQQQQQLPPQVDLDPFGAAPFPSKQ encoded by the exons ggGGGTTTTCCGTGGTCTTCCTGGCCCGGACTCACAGTGGAGTACGATGTGCCCTAAAGAGGATGTACGTGAACAACGTCCCGGACCTGAACATCTACAAAAGGGAGATCACGATCATG AAGGAGCTGTCGGGTCACAAGAACATAGTGAGCTACCTGGACTCTGCCATTAACACGGTGGGGGACAGCGTGTGGGAGGTGCTCATCATCATGGAGTACTGCAAAG CTGGCCAGGTGGTGAAGCAGATGAACCAGCGTCTCCACACGGGATTCAGCGAAGTCGAAGTCCTCCACATATTCTGTGACACGTGCGAGGCGGTGGCTAGGCTACACCAGTGTAAAACTCCGGTCATTCATCGGGACCTGAAG GTTGAAAATATTCTGCTGAATGACCAGGGGAACTACGTCCTGTGTGACTTTGGAAGTGCCACACACAAAGTTCTGCTACCGCACAAGGATGGAGTAACTGCGGTGGAGGACGAAATCAAAAA GTACACGACACTCTCCTACCGTGCCCCGGAGATGATCAATCTTTACGGAGGGAAAGCCATCACCACTAAAGCCGACATATGG GCGCTCGGATGCTTGTTGTACAAGCTGTGCTTCTTCTCCCTTCCTTTTGGGGAGAGTCAGGTTGCCATATGCGATGGAACTTTCATTGTTCCGGATAATTCCAAATTCTCCTTCAAGTTGCACTGCTTAATCA GATACATGCTTGAGCCGGAACTAGAAAAGAGACCGGACATCTATCAAGTCTCCTACTTTGCCTTCAAGTTGGCTGGAAAAGATTGCCCCGTGCCAAACCTGTTT AACTCCCCTCTTCCCACGTCACTGCCTGAGCCTCTGACCGCCAGCGAGGTCGCTGCCAAGAAGAACATGACGAAAGCCAG GATAACGGACTCGGTGGGGCCCACGGAAACCTCCATCGCCCCGCGGCAGAGGCCGAAAGCGGCCAACAGCAACGTCGTCCTGCCCATACACAACGCCGTGACGCCCGTGAAGATGACCGTCCCCGCCGCGGCCGAGAGCAACGGGCAGAGAG GGCCGGCCGCTGGGAACGGACACCCCGCTGCGCAGCCGCAGGGAGGCAGCCAGCAGCACCGcgtcctgcagcagctgcagccggGGGACCTGcgactgcagcagctgcagcagcagcagcaacaccagCAGCCGCAGCATCCGCAACATCAGCCACCGCAGCAGCACCATCAGCAGCATCATCTCCCGCATCAGCAGCCGTCAAATCTGCAGCACCTCCAGTACCTACAACAG TATCAGCAGGCCCTccacatgcagcagcagcagcagcagcagcagttgctCCAGCAGCAGATGATGATGCCGCCTGTCTATCAGCAGCAGGCCCAGTACGCAGTCATG ATGCACCAGTACCAACAAGCGTttgcacagcagcagcaacaacaacagcaacagcatctCAACcatcagcagcaacagcaacagcatctcagccaacaacagcagcaacagcatcTCAATCAGCAGCTCCCTTATCTCACCTCCCCGCTGGAGTTCCAGCCTCCCCTGGGGACCTTGGCCCCGGCCGGGACCGCCCACCTGGGGCCCGCCCCGGTAGAGCCTCCATTCACTAACCCCAG AAACCCCCTCCTGAACACAGAGGCGatcacccctccccacccgacCGTCAGTAACCCCCCGGACATGTCCAGGTGGAACCCCTTCGGGGAGGACAACTTCTCCAAGCTGACCGAGGAGGAACTGCTGGACCGAGAGTTTGACCTTCTTAGAGCAA agaAACCGGTGGAGAGAGCGGTGAGCGCCGACACCGGAGCGGGGAGGCAGGTCTCCCTCAGGCCCGTCCCCGAGGACCTTTTTGGCTCCGTCCCGTTCCTGGCCAACCCAG taggtggcagtgtgACGAGTCCGGAGCAGCTGAGTGAGGAGGCCACCGCGCCCCCAGCAATGCTCGCACTGGAGGAGCCCCTCCCACCGGCCATCAAGGAGCACAAACCCCTCAAGAGGAGCGGCGCGGCCGGGCCGCCAGCCCGCaaggcggggggggaggagtccGACAGCGACTTCGAGTCGGACCCGCCGTCGCCCAAGAGCAGCGAGGAGGACGAGCCGGAGGAGGACGAGGGCCTGAACAGCGAGCACGGCGAGTTCAACGACGACACGGAGCCCGAGAACCTGGGCCAGCGGCCGCTGCTCATGGACTCGGAGGACGAggcggaggaggacgaggacaaGCACAGCTCCGACTCCGACTGCGACCAGAGGAAGGCCAAGACACGGCCGGGCCGGCCGGCGGGAGGCAAAGTCGCCACCGCGGCGGGAACCGCCGGGACCAAACCCGGCCCCAGCCTGGtcaccccccccgcctcgcccggCGCGCCGGCCCCGGACCCCACCGGGGGGGAGGTGGACGTGTTTGGGGCCGTGCCCTTCCTCGGCGGGGGCCAGACCCCGAAGGCGGGCCCCGAGGGAGCCGACATCTTCTCCAAGGCCCCGTTCCGGCAGGCCAGCCAGGAGCAGGCCATGGACGAGTTCGACGTCTTCACCAAAGCGCCCTTCAGCCGGAACCTGTCCCGGACCAGCAAGAGCGGCGACGCCCCCGCGGGGCAgaccccccccgtctcccccggCAGCGTGGACGTCTTCGGCTGCTCCCCCTTCCAGCCCAGCCACCCAGCGGCGCCGCCCCCCCAGTCCCAGGGCGGGGAGGACGTCTTCGGCCCGGGAACCTTCGAGGAGTCGTGCAGCCCCCAGCAGCAGAAGAACAAGCAGCGCAGCCTCCAGAAGCTCACCTCCCGCCAGAGGCGCACCAAGCAGGAGAGCGCCGGCGGCAACGGCAAGCGGCACCACGGCACCCCCACCGGCGGCAGGAAGAGCGGCAAGCCCAGCTACCGCACCCCCGAGCGGGCCCGCCGCCACAAGAAGGTGGGCCGGAGGGACTCGCAGAGCAGCAACGAGTTCCTCAGCGCCTCCGACTCCAAGGAGAACATCAGCGTCGGGGCCAGGGGCGACGGCAAGGACAAGGGCCCGTCCCTGCCCGCCGAGGACGCCCTGCTGGACCCGTTCGGCGCCAAGCCCTTCCACCCGCCGGACGGCGGCCGCCACCCCCAGCACCAGGGCGACCTGAACCCGGCCGGCGGCAGGTCCCGGACCAGCTCCCTGCACGGCGCCTTCGCGGACGGGAACAAAATGGACGACTTCGGCGCCGTGCCCTTCACGGAAATGGTGGTCCACGGCgggccgcagcagcagcagcagctcccccCGCAGGTGGATCTGGACCCTTTTGGAGCCGCCCCCTTCCCTTCCAAACAGTGA
- the bmp2k gene encoding BMP-2-inducible protein kinase isoform X4, which translates to MKKFSRMPKSESGGLGGGSGSGSGSGVGNYIGKVFCVGRYQVTVEELIAEGGFSVVFLARTHSGVRCALKRMYVNNVPDLNIYKREITIMKELSGHKNIVSYLDSAINTVGDSVWEVLIIMEYCKAGQVVKQMNQRLHTGFSEVEVLHIFCDTCEAVARLHQCKTPVIHRDLKVENILLNDQGNYVLCDFGSATHKVLLPHKDGVTAVEDEIKKYTTLSYRAPEMINLYGGKAITTKADIWALGCLLYKLCFFSLPFGESQVAICDGTFIVPDNSKFSFKLHCLIRYMLEPELEKRPDIYQVSYFAFKLAGKDCPVPNLFNSPLPTSLPEPLTASEVAAKKNMTKARITDSVGPTETSIAPRQRPKAANSNVVLPIHNAVTPVKMTVPAAAESNGQRVGPAAGNGHPAAQPQGGSQQHRVLQQLQPGDLRLQQLQQQQQHQQPQHPQHQPPQQHHQQHHLPHQQPSNLQHLQYLQQYQQALHMQQQQQQQQLLQQQMMMPPVYQQQAQYAVMMHQYQQAFAQQQQQQQQQHLNHQQQQQQHLSQQQQQQHLNQQLPYLTSPLEFQPPLGTLAPAGTAHLGPAPVEPPFTNPRNPLLNTEAITPPHPTVSNPPDMSRWNPFGEDNFSKLTEEELLDREFDLLRAKKPVERAVSADTGAGRQVSLRPVPEDLFGSVPFLANPVGGSVTSPEQLSEEATAPPAMLALEEPLPPAIKEHKPLKRSGAAGPPARKAGGEESDSDFESDPPSPKSSEEDEPEEDEGLNSEHGEFNDDTEPENLGQRPLLMDSEDEAEEDEDKHSSDSDCDQRKAKTRPGRPAGGKVATAAGTAGTKPGPSLVTPPASPGAPAPDPTGGEVDVFGAVPFLGGGQTPKAGPEGADIFSKAPFRQASQEQAMDEFDVFTKAPFSRNLSRTSKSGDAPAGQTPPVSPGSVDVFGCSPFQPSHPAAPPPQSQGGEDVFGPGTFEESCSPQQQKNKQRSLQKLTSRQRRTKQESAGGNGKRHHGTPTGGRKSGKPSYRTPERARRHKKVGRRDSQSSNEFLSASDSKENISVGARGDGKDKGPSLPAEDALLDPFGAKPFHPPDGGRHPQHQGDLNPAGGRSRTSSLHGAFADGNKMDDFGAVPFTEMVVHGGPQQQQQLPPQVDLDPFGAAPFPSKQ; encoded by the exons ggGGGTTTTCCGTGGTCTTCCTGGCCCGGACTCACAGTGGAGTACGATGTGCCCTAAAGAGGATGTACGTGAACAACGTCCCGGACCTGAACATCTACAAAAGGGAGATCACGATCATG AAGGAGCTGTCGGGTCACAAGAACATAGTGAGCTACCTGGACTCTGCCATTAACACGGTGGGGGACAGCGTGTGGGAGGTGCTCATCATCATGGAGTACTGCAAAG CTGGCCAGGTGGTGAAGCAGATGAACCAGCGTCTCCACACGGGATTCAGCGAAGTCGAAGTCCTCCACATATTCTGTGACACGTGCGAGGCGGTGGCTAGGCTACACCAGTGTAAAACTCCGGTCATTCATCGGGACCTGAAG GTTGAAAATATTCTGCTGAATGACCAGGGGAACTACGTCCTGTGTGACTTTGGAAGTGCCACACACAAAGTTCTGCTACCGCACAAGGATGGAGTAACTGCGGTGGAGGACGAAATCAAAAA GTACACGACACTCTCCTACCGTGCCCCGGAGATGATCAATCTTTACGGAGGGAAAGCCATCACCACTAAAGCCGACATATGG GCGCTCGGATGCTTGTTGTACAAGCTGTGCTTCTTCTCCCTTCCTTTTGGGGAGAGTCAGGTTGCCATATGCGATGGAACTTTCATTGTTCCGGATAATTCCAAATTCTCCTTCAAGTTGCACTGCTTAATCA GATACATGCTTGAGCCGGAACTAGAAAAGAGACCGGACATCTATCAAGTCTCCTACTTTGCCTTCAAGTTGGCTGGAAAAGATTGCCCCGTGCCAAACCTGTTT AACTCCCCTCTTCCCACGTCACTGCCTGAGCCTCTGACCGCCAGCGAGGTCGCTGCCAAGAAGAACATGACGAAAGCCAG GATAACGGACTCGGTGGGGCCCACGGAAACCTCCATCGCCCCGCGGCAGAGGCCGAAAGCGGCCAACAGCAACGTCGTCCTGCCCATACACAACGCCGTGACGCCCGTGAAGATGACCGTCCCCGCCGCGGCCGAGAGCAACGGGCAGAGAG TAGGGCCGGCCGCTGGGAACGGACACCCCGCTGCGCAGCCGCAGGGAGGCAGCCAGCAGCACCGcgtcctgcagcagctgcagccggGGGACCTGcgactgcagcagctgcagcagcagcagcaacaccagCAGCCGCAGCATCCGCAACATCAGCCACCGCAGCAGCACCATCAGCAGCATCATCTCCCGCATCAGCAGCCGTCAAATCTGCAGCACCTCCAGTACCTACAACAG TATCAGCAGGCCCTccacatgcagcagcagcagcagcagcagcagttgctCCAGCAGCAGATGATGATGCCGCCTGTCTATCAGCAGCAGGCCCAGTACGCAGTCATG ATGCACCAGTACCAACAAGCGTttgcacagcagcagcaacaacaacagcaacagcatctCAACcatcagcagcaacagcaacagcatctcagccaacaacagcagcaacagcatcTCAATCAGCAGCTCCCTTATCTCACCTCCCCGCTGGAGTTCCAGCCTCCCCTGGGGACCTTGGCCCCGGCCGGGACCGCCCACCTGGGGCCCGCCCCGGTAGAGCCTCCATTCACTAACCCCAG AAACCCCCTCCTGAACACAGAGGCGatcacccctccccacccgacCGTCAGTAACCCCCCGGACATGTCCAGGTGGAACCCCTTCGGGGAGGACAACTTCTCCAAGCTGACCGAGGAGGAACTGCTGGACCGAGAGTTTGACCTTCTTAGAGCAA agaAACCGGTGGAGAGAGCGGTGAGCGCCGACACCGGAGCGGGGAGGCAGGTCTCCCTCAGGCCCGTCCCCGAGGACCTTTTTGGCTCCGTCCCGTTCCTGGCCAACCCAG taggtggcagtgtgACGAGTCCGGAGCAGCTGAGTGAGGAGGCCACCGCGCCCCCAGCAATGCTCGCACTGGAGGAGCCCCTCCCACCGGCCATCAAGGAGCACAAACCCCTCAAGAGGAGCGGCGCGGCCGGGCCGCCAGCCCGCaaggcggggggggaggagtccGACAGCGACTTCGAGTCGGACCCGCCGTCGCCCAAGAGCAGCGAGGAGGACGAGCCGGAGGAGGACGAGGGCCTGAACAGCGAGCACGGCGAGTTCAACGACGACACGGAGCCCGAGAACCTGGGCCAGCGGCCGCTGCTCATGGACTCGGAGGACGAggcggaggaggacgaggacaaGCACAGCTCCGACTCCGACTGCGACCAGAGGAAGGCCAAGACACGGCCGGGCCGGCCGGCGGGAGGCAAAGTCGCCACCGCGGCGGGAACCGCCGGGACCAAACCCGGCCCCAGCCTGGtcaccccccccgcctcgcccggCGCGCCGGCCCCGGACCCCACCGGGGGGGAGGTGGACGTGTTTGGGGCCGTGCCCTTCCTCGGCGGGGGCCAGACCCCGAAGGCGGGCCCCGAGGGAGCCGACATCTTCTCCAAGGCCCCGTTCCGGCAGGCCAGCCAGGAGCAGGCCATGGACGAGTTCGACGTCTTCACCAAAGCGCCCTTCAGCCGGAACCTGTCCCGGACCAGCAAGAGCGGCGACGCCCCCGCGGGGCAgaccccccccgtctcccccggCAGCGTGGACGTCTTCGGCTGCTCCCCCTTCCAGCCCAGCCACCCAGCGGCGCCGCCCCCCCAGTCCCAGGGCGGGGAGGACGTCTTCGGCCCGGGAACCTTCGAGGAGTCGTGCAGCCCCCAGCAGCAGAAGAACAAGCAGCGCAGCCTCCAGAAGCTCACCTCCCGCCAGAGGCGCACCAAGCAGGAGAGCGCCGGCGGCAACGGCAAGCGGCACCACGGCACCCCCACCGGCGGCAGGAAGAGCGGCAAGCCCAGCTACCGCACCCCCGAGCGGGCCCGCCGCCACAAGAAGGTGGGCCGGAGGGACTCGCAGAGCAGCAACGAGTTCCTCAGCGCCTCCGACTCCAAGGAGAACATCAGCGTCGGGGCCAGGGGCGACGGCAAGGACAAGGGCCCGTCCCTGCCCGCCGAGGACGCCCTGCTGGACCCGTTCGGCGCCAAGCCCTTCCACCCGCCGGACGGCGGCCGCCACCCCCAGCACCAGGGCGACCTGAACCCGGCCGGCGGCAGGTCCCGGACCAGCTCCCTGCACGGCGCCTTCGCGGACGGGAACAAAATGGACGACTTCGGCGCCGTGCCCTTCACGGAAATGGTGGTCCACGGCgggccgcagcagcagcagcagctcccccCGCAGGTGGATCTGGACCCTTTTGGAGCCGCCCCCTTCCCTTCCAAACAGTGA